Proteins encoded by one window of Enterococcus saccharolyticus subsp. saccharolyticus:
- a CDS encoding peptide ABC transporter substrate-binding protein, whose amino-acid sequence MNKKGIWLGALATLALVGCSTGKPKEEEATPINLMSASELTTLDTSNMLDFPDAITHTAAFEGLYALDENDEVIPAVAKELPEISEDGKTYTITLRDDAIWSNDDPVTAHDFEAAWKKMIDPKNALIYSFLLIDTVENAEAISAGEKAVDELGVTAIDDHTLEVHLSEAKPYFTSLLTFPTFFPQNQKALEEFGDNYGKDSDSVVYNGPFIVENWKQSETSWDLVKNDKYWDKANVKAETIHYDVIKEASTALNLFNDGQLDVATLTGELAKQNLNNENFHSYPTATMNYIRMNQIRGGKDTPLKNINLRKALALGIDKETLVNNIMADGSKPLYGAVTEGFVSNPTTSVDFREEAGNLMEYNKTEALKYWEEAKAELGDNITLELMVTDDGGYKKMGESIQYSLQETFPGLTVELKALPTETALNLGRDSDYDLFLIYWTPDYKDPISTLKTLYSGNDRNYSNPTYDQLLDDASIKYANDLEKRWETLIAAEKEVIENNPGMIIISQNQQSVLQNEAIEGLNYHTFAAPLTLKNIYKK is encoded by the coding sequence ATGAATAAAAAGGGAATATGGTTAGGTGCCCTAGCAACTTTAGCATTAGTCGGTTGTTCAACAGGGAAACCAAAAGAAGAAGAAGCAACACCAATTAATTTAATGTCTGCATCAGAATTAACAACTTTAGATACGTCAAATATGTTAGATTTTCCCGATGCAATCACACATACTGCAGCTTTTGAAGGGTTGTATGCCTTAGATGAAAATGATGAAGTGATTCCCGCAGTGGCGAAAGAATTGCCTGAAATTTCTGAAGATGGAAAAACGTACACGATTACCTTGCGAGACGATGCGATTTGGAGTAATGATGATCCCGTAACAGCGCATGATTTTGAAGCTGCTTGGAAAAAAATGATTGATCCAAAAAATGCGTTGATTTACAGTTTCTTATTAATTGATACTGTCGAAAATGCCGAAGCAATTTCAGCAGGAGAAAAAGCCGTCGATGAGTTGGGTGTAACAGCAATTGACGATCATACACTAGAAGTTCATTTAAGTGAAGCGAAACCTTACTTCACCTCATTATTAACATTCCCTACGTTCTTCCCACAAAATCAAAAAGCGTTGGAAGAATTTGGTGATAACTATGGGAAAGATAGTGACAGTGTCGTGTATAACGGACCTTTCATCGTTGAAAATTGGAAACAATCTGAAACGAGTTGGGATTTAGTGAAAAACGACAAGTACTGGGATAAAGCCAATGTCAAAGCTGAAACGATTCATTATGATGTAATCAAAGAAGCATCGACAGCGTTGAATTTATTCAATGACGGCCAATTGGATGTTGCCACACTAACTGGTGAATTAGCAAAACAAAATCTGAACAACGAAAACTTCCATTCGTATCCAACAGCAACAATGAATTACATTCGTATGAATCAAATTCGTGGTGGTAAGGACACACCGTTGAAAAATATTAATTTGCGTAAAGCACTCGCTTTAGGCATTGACAAAGAAACCTTAGTAAACAATATTATGGCAGATGGTTCGAAACCTCTTTACGGTGCAGTGACAGAAGGGTTTGTCAGCAACCCAACAACCAGTGTCGATTTCCGTGAAGAAGCCGGCAATTTAATGGAATATAACAAAACTGAAGCCTTAAAATATTGGGAAGAAGCCAAAGCCGAATTAGGAGATAACATCACTCTAGAACTAATGGTCACTGATGATGGTGGTTATAAGAAAATGGGTGAGAGTATCCAATATAGTTTGCAAGAAACATTCCCTGGTTTAACCGTTGAATTAAAAGCTTTACCAACTGAAACAGCATTAAACTTAGGACGTGATAGTGATTACGATCTCTTCTTAATTTATTGGACACCAGACTATAAAGATCCAATTTCAACATTAAAGACACTTTATTCTGGCAACGACCGTAACTACTCAAACCCAACTTATGATCAATTACTTGATGATGCTTCTATCAAATACGCAAATGATTTAGAAAAACGTTGGGAAACTTTGATTGCGGCAGAAAAAGAAGTCATTGAAAATAATCCAGGTATGATTATTATCAGCCAAAACCAACAATCTGTCTTACAAAATGAAGCAATTGAAGGCTTAAATTACCATACATTTGCAGCACCATTAACGTTGAAAAATATTTATAAGAAATAG
- a CDS encoding metal ABC transporter ATP-binding protein produces MHYIEVKDLTFYYDDEPVLEGVNYHVDAGEFVILTGENGAAKSTLVRSTLGLLKPAKGEVTVAKKNTAGKRLSVGYIPQQIASFNVGFPSTVLELVRSGRYPKNRWFKKLTQRDHDHVQKALEAVGMWEMRHKRIGELSGGQKQRISLARIFATDPDLFILDEPTTGMDEESRNNFYRLLRHSAHQHGKAILMITHDHEDIKNYADRQIRLVRKEDSQWRCFHMNS; encoded by the coding sequence GTGCATTATATAGAAGTCAAAGATTTGACGTTTTACTACGATGATGAACCTGTTTTAGAAGGCGTGAATTATCATGTGGACGCAGGAGAATTTGTCATTTTAACAGGTGAAAATGGGGCGGCAAAATCGACCCTTGTTCGTTCGACGTTAGGGTTATTAAAACCAGCCAAAGGCGAAGTCACTGTTGCGAAAAAAAATACAGCAGGCAAACGCCTTAGTGTGGGCTATATTCCCCAACAAATTGCCTCGTTTAATGTGGGCTTTCCAAGTACCGTTTTAGAATTGGTGCGTTCCGGACGTTATCCTAAAAATCGTTGGTTCAAAAAATTAACACAACGCGACCATGACCATGTGCAAAAAGCTTTAGAAGCAGTTGGAATGTGGGAGATGCGTCACAAACGCATTGGTGAGCTATCGGGCGGACAAAAACAGCGCATTAGTTTAGCGCGTATTTTTGCTACCGATCCAGATTTGTTCATTTTAGATGAACCGACAACAGGAATGGATGAAGAGTCACGCAATAATTTTTATCGTTTGTTGCGTCATAGCGCGCATCAACATGGAAAAGCCATTTTAATGATTACTCATGACCATGAAGATATTAAAAACTATGCGGATCGTCAAATTCGTTTAGTACGAAAGGAGGATTCTCAATGGAGATGCTTTCATATGAATTCATGA
- the glmU gene encoding bifunctional UDP-N-acetylglucosamine diphosphorylase/glucosamine-1-phosphate N-acetyltransferase GlmU, with amino-acid sequence MDTRYAIILAAGKGTRMKSKLYKVLHPVCGKPMVEHIINRVEETKPAEIVTIVGHGADKVQSQLGERSQYALQAEQLGTGHAVMQAAEFLNGKKGTTLVISGDTPLLTSETLDELFEYHQGKGASATILTAHAEDPTGYGRILRDRVGIVDRIVEQKDATREEAQVKEINTGTYCFDNELLFDALTKLTTDNAQGEYYLTDIIEILKDEGKNVAAYQTQDFNESLGVNDRVALAEANRIMRARINHQHMVNGVTFVDPAATYIDAGVKIGAETVIEPGVYLKGETVIGENCVITAQSQIVDSIIGDNVVVKSSVVEESIVHSGADVGPYAHLRPKAEIMADAHIGNFVEVKNATVGEGTKVGHLTYVGDATLGKEINVGCGVVFVNYDGKNKHQTVIGDHSFIGSSANIIAPVNVAANSCIAAGSTITEDVPEHALAIARARQVIKEDYAKNFPYMQ; translated from the coding sequence GTGGATACACGTTACGCAATTATTTTAGCTGCCGGCAAAGGCACACGTATGAAATCAAAACTATACAAAGTATTACACCCGGTTTGTGGCAAACCAATGGTGGAACACATTATTAACCGAGTAGAAGAAACCAAACCTGCAGAAATTGTGACTATCGTTGGTCATGGCGCTGATAAAGTGCAATCACAATTAGGGGAACGCAGTCAATATGCGCTACAAGCAGAACAATTAGGTACAGGTCATGCGGTGATGCAAGCTGCTGAATTTTTAAATGGGAAAAAAGGCACGACGTTAGTTATTAGTGGGGATACACCGTTGTTAACTTCTGAAACGTTGGATGAATTATTTGAATACCACCAAGGAAAAGGCGCTTCGGCAACGATTTTAACCGCCCATGCAGAAGACCCAACTGGTTATGGCCGTATTTTACGTGACCGTGTCGGGATTGTGGATCGTATTGTCGAACAAAAAGATGCGACACGTGAAGAAGCGCAAGTCAAAGAAATCAATACAGGGACGTATTGTTTTGACAATGAATTGTTATTCGATGCGTTAACTAAATTAACTACCGACAATGCGCAAGGTGAATATTATTTAACTGATATTATTGAAATTTTAAAAGACGAAGGCAAAAACGTCGCCGCGTATCAAACGCAAGACTTTAACGAATCTTTAGGGGTTAATGACCGAGTGGCATTAGCGGAAGCCAACCGCATTATGCGGGCACGTATCAACCACCAACATATGGTGAATGGCGTGACTTTTGTTGATCCAGCAGCGACATATATCGATGCAGGGGTCAAAATTGGTGCCGAAACGGTCATTGAACCAGGCGTATATTTAAAAGGTGAGACCGTGATTGGTGAAAACTGTGTGATTACGGCACAATCACAAATCGTGGACAGTATCATTGGGGACAATGTGGTGGTCAAATCATCCGTTGTGGAAGAAAGCATTGTGCATTCAGGTGCCGATGTCGGTCCGTATGCCCATTTACGTCCAAAAGCTGAAATTATGGCCGATGCGCATATTGGGAACTTTGTCGAAGTCAAAAATGCGACGGTCGGTGAAGGCACAAAAGTGGGGCACTTGACGTATGTAGGTGATGCCACATTAGGCAAAGAGATCAATGTTGGTTGTGGGGTTGTTTTTGTGAACTATGATGGCAAAAATAAACATCAAACAGTCATTGGGGATCATAGCTTCATTGGCTCAAGTGCCAATATTATTGCGCCGGTCAATGTCGCAGCGAATAGTTGTATTGCGGCAGGTTCAACGATTACCGAAGATGTCCCAGAACATGCCTTAGCGATTGCACGTGCACGCCAAGTGATTAAAGAAGATTACGCAAAAAATTTCCCTTATATGCAATAA
- a CDS encoding cupin domain-containing protein, producing MIIKPTLAEKMNIFFDKENQPNDRVTMGLITLQPGEKNPAEGFARHDQDEYSYIISGTAHTILEDGQDLLGKPGDAQLIEKGEGHINYNDGDEPAVVVWMLVDRD from the coding sequence ATGATTATTAAACCGACTCTGGCAGAAAAGATGAATATCTTTTTTGATAAAGAGAATCAACCGAACGATCGAGTCACTATGGGATTAATTACGTTACAACCTGGTGAAAAAAATCCGGCAGAAGGGTTTGCTCGCCACGACCAAGATGAATATTCGTACATCATTTCTGGAACTGCACATACAATTTTAGAAGATGGACAAGACTTACTTGGAAAACCAGGCGATGCACAATTGATTGAAAAAGGAGAAGGTCACATCAATTACAATGACGGCGACGAACCAGCAGTAGTTGTCTGGATGTTAGTCGACCGCGACTAG
- a CDS encoding hydroxyethylthiazole kinase, with product MTNWQTKLAEAFPLKKAPLVHCITNEITNELLANGLLFVGAKPIMAEDVREFPDLFKSTDGLLLNMGRMSIAREEALVAASKLAQDKPVVVDIVGAAATPLRLDLAHRLAKNQPSVIKGNISELRAFCGLTSGGRGVDGSASDQEDAAIDELIAALQKQDPAITYLATGKKDVVVKGDQVWLLANGVPELDCFTGTGDLVGALITAFLGAGYEAVEATLLGVSYLNCCGEQAKKQLLPTVGLADFRHETLNQLSLLSQDTTWSQAVKGGKR from the coding sequence ATGACAAATTGGCAAACAAAACTAGCAGAAGCGTTCCCTTTAAAAAAAGCGCCGTTGGTTCATTGCATTACCAATGAAATTACCAATGAATTATTGGCAAATGGTTTATTATTCGTTGGGGCAAAACCGATTATGGCAGAAGATGTTCGTGAGTTTCCAGATTTATTTAAAAGTACCGATGGCTTATTACTCAATATGGGGCGCATGTCGATTGCTCGTGAAGAGGCATTAGTAGCAGCAAGCAAATTAGCTCAGGACAAACCGGTAGTCGTGGATATTGTCGGGGCGGCAGCGACTCCTTTGCGGTTAGATTTAGCGCATCGTTTAGCGAAAAATCAACCAAGTGTGATCAAAGGCAATATTTCTGAACTCCGCGCATTTTGTGGGTTAACGTCAGGCGGACGTGGTGTAGATGGTAGTGCTTCAGATCAAGAAGATGCGGCAATCGACGAATTAATCGCAGCATTACAAAAACAAGATCCTGCGATTACTTATCTTGCAACAGGGAAAAAAGACGTTGTGGTGAAAGGGGATCAAGTTTGGTTATTGGCAAATGGCGTTCCGGAATTAGATTGTTTTACAGGAACAGGTGATTTAGTAGGCGCGTTGATTACCGCTTTTTTAGGCGCTGGTTATGAAGCTGTGGAAGCAACTCTTTTAGGTGTTAGTTATTTGAACTGTTGTGGGGAGCAAGCCAAAAAGCAGCTTTTACCGACTGTGGGCTTGGCTGATTTTCGTCATGAAACTTTAAATCAATTATCGCTATTGTCGCAAGATACGACTTGGAGTCAAGCGGTGAAAGGAGGAAAACGATGA
- the ndk gene encoding nucleoside-diphosphate kinase, which produces MEQTLVIIKPDGVERQLVGQIIQRFEAANLKMKAVNMTLLTTELLKAHYQHLIGQPFFPKLLAYMTEGPVVLLILEGEQAVARVRKIVGATNPLTADMGTIRGDYGINQTRNLVHASDSSANVQIEIARFFGK; this is translated from the coding sequence ATGGAACAGACACTTGTGATTATCAAACCAGATGGAGTAGAACGCCAATTAGTTGGACAAATTATTCAACGCTTTGAAGCAGCTAATTTAAAGATGAAGGCAGTCAATATGACGCTTCTAACTACAGAGCTGCTGAAAGCACATTACCAACATTTAATCGGACAGCCTTTTTTTCCGAAATTATTGGCATATATGACAGAAGGACCAGTAGTATTATTGATTTTAGAAGGTGAGCAGGCAGTAGCACGCGTTCGGAAAATAGTAGGGGCGACAAATCCATTAACTGCAGACATGGGAACCATTCGTGGTGATTATGGAATCAATCAGACCCGCAATTTGGTGCATGCTTCGGATTCATCCGCAAATGTTCAAATTGAAATTGCACGTTTTTTTGGAAAATAA
- the thiD gene encoding bifunctional hydroxymethylpyrimidine kinase/phosphomethylpyrimidine kinase has product MENSTPQVVTIAGSDSGGGAGIQADLKTFQARHVFGMSIVIALTAQNTLGVQASYPIPCSFIDAQFASLAADFAIKASKTGMLADSEHVAAVVKNLQTYDFGPLVVDPVMIAKGGHPLLTEDAIQLIKEELLPLATIVTPNLPEAEVLVGYEIETEADMQRAARDLQHLGVQHVVMKGGHKAGDESADYVLLADQTDFWLRTPRIATKNTHGTGDTFSSCIVAELAKGVPVKEAIITAKKFIQGAIQEGIFVGHGHGPTNHWANLSEDVRVEE; this is encoded by the coding sequence ATGGAAAACAGTACACCGCAAGTGGTAACAATTGCCGGTTCTGATTCTGGTGGAGGTGCTGGGATTCAAGCCGATTTAAAAACGTTTCAAGCACGCCATGTTTTTGGAATGAGTATTGTCATTGCCTTGACTGCACAAAATACTTTGGGCGTGCAAGCAAGTTATCCCATACCTTGTTCCTTTATTGATGCGCAATTTGCGTCATTAGCTGCTGATTTTGCCATTAAAGCGTCAAAAACGGGGATGTTAGCCGATAGCGAACATGTCGCCGCTGTGGTTAAAAATTTGCAAACATACGATTTTGGTCCATTAGTAGTAGATCCAGTGATGATTGCCAAAGGTGGACATCCTTTGTTAACAGAAGATGCCATTCAGTTAATTAAAGAAGAATTGCTGCCTTTAGCAACCATTGTGACGCCTAATTTACCAGAAGCCGAAGTTTTAGTAGGCTATGAGATTGAAACAGAAGCAGATATGCAAAGAGCAGCTCGTGATTTACAACATCTTGGTGTGCAACATGTTGTCATGAAAGGCGGACATAAAGCAGGGGATGAATCTGCGGATTATGTTTTGCTAGCCGATCAAACAGACTTTTGGTTACGTACGCCACGGATTGCAACGAAAAATACGCATGGAACGGGTGATACTTTTTCGTCTTGTATTGTTGCCGAATTAGCGAAAGGCGTTCCTGTGAAAGAAGCCATCATTACGGCGAAAAAATTTATTCAAGGTGCCATTCAAGAAGGAATTTTCGTTGGTCATGGGCATGGACCGACCAATCATTGGGCAAATTTGAGTGAAGACGTTCGGGTAGAAGAATAA
- a CDS encoding metal ABC transporter permease: MEMLSYEFMRRAFLAAIFIAGIAPMLGVFLVIRRQSLMADTLSHVSLAGVALGFFLNLNPTLTTMFVVILAAIVLEYLRMMYRSYSEISIAILMSGGLALALVLMNLSGGNSSTSIQSYLFGSIVTITSDQVVFLGILFAVTAVLFLLFKKPMYVLTFDEDTAHVDGLPVHWMSMMFNVLTGVAIAVMIPIAGALLISAIMVLPAAISMRLGKSFNMVILISIVIGLAGMMTGLTSSYYLSTPPGATITLVFIAVFLLVNLIRRVIILLQRKKQAKN; this comes from the coding sequence ATGGAGATGCTTTCATATGAATTCATGAGACGGGCCTTTTTAGCGGCTATTTTTATTGCAGGAATTGCGCCGATGTTGGGTGTATTTTTAGTCATTCGTCGTCAATCATTAATGGCAGACACACTGTCGCATGTTTCGTTAGCAGGGGTCGCATTGGGTTTCTTTTTAAATCTAAATCCGACGTTAACGACCATGTTCGTCGTTATTTTGGCGGCGATTGTTTTGGAATATTTACGAATGATGTACCGTAGTTACTCAGAAATTTCGATTGCTATTTTGATGTCGGGAGGATTAGCATTAGCGTTAGTCTTGATGAACTTGAGCGGGGGCAATTCTTCGACGAGTATTCAGTCGTATCTTTTTGGTTCGATTGTCACGATTACGTCAGATCAAGTCGTCTTTTTAGGGATACTGTTTGCTGTTACCGCTGTGCTATTTTTATTGTTTAAAAAGCCGATGTATGTCTTAACTTTTGACGAAGATACTGCCCATGTAGATGGGTTACCCGTTCATTGGATGTCGATGATGTTTAATGTTTTAACGGGGGTAGCGATTGCGGTGATGATTCCGATTGCGGGCGCATTATTAATTTCCGCAATTATGGTTTTACCGGCAGCGATTAGTATGCGCTTAGGTAAAAGTTTTAACATGGTGATTTTGATTAGTATTGTGATTGGGTTAGCTGGAATGATGACGGGTTTAACTAGTTCGTATTACTTATCAACCCCACCTGGAGCAACGATTACGCTAGTTTTTATTGCTGTCTTCTTACTTGTGAATCTGATTCGTCGAGTGATCATCTTATTGCAACGAAAAAAACAAGCAAAAAATTAG
- the thiT gene encoding energy-coupled thiamine transporter ThiT, protein MRSSTTKIWVEGTILAALAMVLSFIPVDIGSSFSISLGQIPMAVYALRRGPKAGLLAAFIWGMLHFPTGKVYFLSVIQVLIEYPLAFTFVGLTGVVAKQLQQAIAEGNAIVARKQIVSGVLIGAFARYFWHFVAGWVFWGTYALWGMSPIVFSFIMNGISGLATAIVTTIVLLVLYRMNPTIFVPKDTV, encoded by the coding sequence ATGCGTTCATCAACAACAAAAATTTGGGTGGAAGGAACGATTCTAGCAGCTTTAGCAATGGTGCTATCGTTTATTCCAGTCGATATTGGTTCGAGTTTTTCCATTTCACTGGGGCAAATCCCAATGGCAGTTTATGCCTTACGCCGTGGGCCCAAAGCTGGATTATTAGCAGCTTTCATTTGGGGAATGTTACATTTCCCGACAGGAAAAGTGTACTTTCTGAGTGTCATTCAAGTCTTAATTGAATATCCGCTGGCATTTACTTTTGTTGGATTAACAGGAGTCGTCGCGAAACAGTTACAACAAGCTATCGCCGAGGGAAATGCGATAGTAGCACGCAAACAAATTGTTTCCGGTGTACTGATTGGGGCGTTTGCTCGTTACTTCTGGCATTTTGTTGCTGGTTGGGTTTTCTGGGGCACCTATGCTTTATGGGGCATGAGTCCGATAGTATTCTCATTCATCATGAACGGGATTAGTGGTTTAGCAACAGCGATTGTCACAACCATCGTGTTATTAGTATTGTATCGTATGAATCCTACGATTTTTGTTCCTAAAGACACCGTTTGA
- the purR gene encoding pur operon repressor yields MKVRRSERLIDMTHYLLDHPHELISLTFFAKRYESAKSSISEDLAIIKKTFRERGTGLLDTIPGAAGGVIFVPMISKEEAKEYVVALSERLSEQDRLLPGGYVYLSDLLGEPELLRQVGRIIASKYLGEKIDAVMTVATKGVPIAQAVSYYLNVPFVIVRRDSKITEGSTVSVNYVSGSSERIEKMELSKRSLKRGSRVLVVDDFMKGGGTINGMQGLIEEFEAELVGVTVFAEAKFRGERAVKKYNSLLFVEDVNTQTKTISVVPGNYFDEE; encoded by the coding sequence GTGAAGGTTCGTCGTAGTGAACGATTGATTGATATGACCCACTATTTATTGGATCATCCACATGAATTGATTTCGTTGACATTTTTTGCCAAACGTTATGAGTCAGCAAAATCATCGATTAGTGAAGATTTAGCCATCATTAAAAAAACATTTAGAGAAAGAGGTACGGGTCTACTAGATACCATTCCTGGTGCAGCAGGAGGCGTAATTTTTGTACCGATGATTTCTAAAGAAGAAGCAAAAGAATATGTTGTGGCGTTGTCTGAACGTTTATCTGAACAAGATCGTCTGCTTCCAGGTGGTTATGTGTATTTATCTGATTTATTAGGAGAACCCGAATTATTACGCCAAGTCGGTCGCATTATTGCGTCGAAATATTTAGGTGAAAAAATTGATGCGGTGATGACAGTAGCCACAAAAGGTGTGCCGATTGCCCAAGCTGTTTCCTATTATCTAAATGTCCCATTTGTCATTGTACGTCGCGATTCAAAAATTACAGAAGGTTCAACTGTGAGTGTGAACTATGTATCTGGTTCGTCTGAACGTATCGAAAAAATGGAATTATCAAAACGTAGTCTAAAACGAGGATCACGTGTTTTAGTCGTTGACGATTTCATGAAAGGCGGCGGAACCATTAACGGTATGCAAGGCTTGATTGAAGAATTTGAAGCAGAACTAGTTGGGGTAACTGTTTTTGCTGAAGCGAAATTCCGTGGGGAACGTGCCGTCAAAAAATACAATTCATTGTTATTTGTTGAAGATGTAAATACACAAACCAAAACAATTTCTGTGGTACCTGGAAATTATTTTGACGAAGAGTAA
- a CDS encoding ribose-phosphate diphosphokinase: protein MSNQYSDPKLKIFALNSNRPLAEKIAAAVGLELGKCSVKQFSDGEIQVNIEESIRGAHVYIIQSTSNPVNDNLMELLIMIDALKRASAKTINVVMPYYGYARQDRKARSREPITAKLVANMIEKAGANRMVTLDLHASQIQGFFDIPVDHLMGAPLIANYFLENNIKGDDVVVVSPDHGGVTRARKLAEFLKAPIAIIDKRRPRANVAEVMNIIGHVEGKICVLIDDIIDTAGTITLAANALKQAGAKSVYASCTHPVLSGPALERIEASAIERLVVTDSINLPEERKIAKIDEISVGNLMAEAIKRIHENKPVSPLFESKEAFIK from the coding sequence ATGTCGAATCAATATTCTGATCCAAAATTAAAGATTTTTGCGCTAAACTCTAATCGTCCGTTAGCTGAAAAAATCGCTGCTGCAGTAGGTTTAGAACTAGGTAAATGTTCGGTAAAACAATTCAGTGATGGTGAAATTCAAGTCAACATTGAAGAAAGTATCCGTGGTGCACACGTATATATCATTCAATCAACAAGTAACCCAGTAAATGATAATTTAATGGAGTTATTAATCATGATTGATGCCTTAAAACGTGCCAGTGCCAAAACAATTAACGTGGTAATGCCTTATTATGGGTATGCACGTCAAGACCGTAAAGCACGCTCTCGTGAACCAATTACAGCAAAATTAGTGGCAAATATGATCGAAAAAGCTGGTGCAAACCGTATGGTAACACTAGACTTGCATGCATCACAAATCCAAGGATTCTTTGATATTCCAGTCGATCACTTGATGGGCGCACCATTAATCGCAAATTACTTCTTAGAAAATAACATCAAAGGAGACGATGTAGTTGTCGTATCTCCAGACCATGGTGGTGTGACTCGTGCCCGTAAATTAGCTGAGTTCTTAAAAGCGCCAATTGCCATCATTGATAAACGTCGTCCACGTGCAAATGTGGCAGAAGTGATGAACATTATTGGTCATGTCGAAGGAAAAATTTGTGTCTTAATCGATGATATCATTGATACAGCAGGTACCATTACTTTAGCAGCCAATGCTTTAAAACAAGCAGGTGCGAAAAGTGTTTACGCATCTTGTACGCATCCAGTATTATCAGGACCAGCATTAGAACGCATTGAAGCATCAGCAATTGAACGCTTAGTTGTCACTGATTCAATTAACTTACCAGAAGAACGCAAAATCGCTAAAATCGATGAAATTAGTGTAGGTAATTTAATGGCAGAAGCAATCAAACGTATCCATGAGAACAAACCAGTTAGCCCATTGTTTGAATCAAAAGAGGCTTTCATTAAATAA
- the thiE gene encoding thiamine phosphate synthase: MKELALYLVTQRYGTTEDFLQTIEEACQSGVTLVQLREKNLSTRDFYELAQQVKTITDQYAVPLIINDRVDICLAVDAAGVHIGDDELPVAITRQLIGEKWLGVSAKTVTRAKEAQKEGADYLGVGAIFPTKTKNTALTSMETLQEITEAISIPVVAIGGITEERLAAFSGVPIAGVAVVSEIMRATSVSEKVKNMRQKIQAWEEK; this comes from the coding sequence ATGAAAGAACTCGCTTTATATTTAGTAACCCAACGTTATGGGACAACAGAAGATTTTTTGCAAACAATTGAAGAGGCCTGTCAAAGTGGTGTGACTCTAGTACAACTACGTGAAAAAAACTTATCAACACGGGACTTTTATGAATTGGCGCAGCAAGTAAAAACAATTACCGACCAGTATGCAGTGCCATTGATTATTAATGACCGTGTAGATATTTGTTTAGCAGTAGATGCAGCTGGTGTGCATATTGGTGATGATGAATTGCCAGTAGCGATTACACGCCAATTGATTGGTGAGAAGTGGTTAGGTGTGTCGGCAAAAACTGTCACACGTGCTAAAGAAGCCCAAAAAGAAGGGGCGGATTACCTAGGTGTAGGTGCTATTTTCCCAACAAAAACAAAAAATACGGCATTAACTTCGATGGAAACCCTGCAAGAAATTACCGAAGCAATTAGCATTCCTGTGGTTGCGATTGGGGGGATTACCGAGGAACGACTTGCGGCTTTTTCAGGAGTTCCGATTGCTGGTGTTGCAGTAGTTAGTGAGATTATGCGAGCAACTTCTGTTTCTGAAAAGGTAAAAAATATGCGTCAAAAAATCCAAGCATGGGAGGAGAAATAG
- the thiW gene encoding energy coupling factor transporter S component ThiW: protein MGNQKLQKVTYLAMMIALDVVLSPLFRIEGMAPMSSVMNVLAGVLLGPMYGTIMALVCGIIRMTLLGIPPLALTGAVFGAFLAGLGYRLYPSVISSMVGEVIGTGIIGSLVSYPVMVWFTGSSNEFYWLMYTPRFIGAACIGSAIAFFIWQKAKTIPAIQKIQSFYQGASL from the coding sequence ATGGGAAATCAAAAATTACAGAAAGTAACCTATCTTGCGATGATGATTGCGTTAGATGTGGTATTATCCCCTTTGTTTCGTATTGAAGGTATGGCACCGATGTCGAGTGTCATGAATGTGTTGGCGGGTGTTTTATTAGGACCGATGTATGGAACTATCATGGCTTTGGTTTGTGGCATTATTCGAATGACCTTATTAGGCATTCCTCCATTGGCGTTAACAGGTGCTGTTTTCGGTGCCTTTTTAGCAGGTTTGGGTTATCGTCTATATCCATCAGTGATTTCTTCTATGGTAGGGGAAGTTATTGGTACTGGCATTATTGGTTCGCTAGTTTCGTATCCAGTAATGGTCTGGTTTACAGGAAGTAGTAATGAGTTTTATTGGTTAATGTATACGCCGCGGTTCATTGGTGCGGCCTGTATCGGTTCAGCAATTGCCTTTTTCATCTGGCAAAAAGCAAAAACAATTCCAGCTATTCAAAAAATTCAATCATTCTATCAAGGAGCGTCACTATGA